From the genome of Dermacentor andersoni chromosome 3, qqDerAnde1_hic_scaffold, whole genome shotgun sequence:
ATTTGAGTGGACATATTGTAAGAAAGATATTTCGCCAGTAACACAGTATCATCAGCATACTGGAACATGGAACATTTGGAAATTGCCAAAGGAAGGTCGTTAACGAGAATATTAAACAATAATGGCGACAAAATGAACCCCTGTGGAACTCCAGCTTTCAgtgacagcttagaactaaaacacccttatcatcggtagcgaccacctgaaatctgttgttcaagtaattttcgagaataTTAGGAAAAGGCCCCTGAAATCCCCAAAAATGTAGTTTACTTAACAATGTTTGACGATTAAGGGattcaaacgctttcgctacatctaagaACAGCGCACACGCGAATAGATTCTGGCGTAATGCCGAAAACcattcatctgaaaattcctcaagcagtgccacagtaccacgccctgaaaCCAAACCAAACTCTCGATCCCTTATGATGGAAAATTTGTTAGgaaaagaagacatagtgtggaacagaaatttttctaagacctgagcaatacCAGGCAATATAAAAATTGTccgatagttttcaatactatttttcttccctgacttgtgtacactctaaaaactaggaagggtatcgcaggagtgaagctgccggttcactcttcaaagcgtcgttttactctcgcaaaatgtcgaggagagtgaaatgcattgttcactctgtcaccaaggagagagtgaaatgtgcttttcactctccccttcagagagagagagtgaaaatactcttgcgacaatagaaaagagagactcttgcggcaatagaaaacaaaacgtagcgtaatcttctgcttcaactgtaggtggctggccccgaacatggcaatgtatcatacatgcacgctgagcaaagaacacatcgttttgcttctaagagaacaggccgccgcagttcaaaggaacgcgtagcgagcgctctactttttcactcggagtggctccaccgcgcgcgcgcgcgctcacaatcgcggaacaacacagcaccggagaaaaaagatccgtccagcgagcaaaggccagccgagggagatcgtgtgtcagccatctcgcgccgccacgaaaacacgacagtcgttcgtcatgccttggatataacaacaaatcctccacggtaagtgaattctaacttaggtgcacattctccgtatataccatgctatcgccaggaagtcgtcgctgcgcttagccgacgcgattgacaaaggactaggcgtacgcgctgtctctccatgtcaatcgaaaaagccagtcgtcgcgataactgcatgtgattttatcactttgccgttgtccgtaagagctttaaaaatcgcaaacgctgccagaactatggtatgttcaataagacgccaggcgagaggacgcttaaaatggttagttcaccagcccgtgattgcgagcctatgcggagcgtgattagcgtgcgttttgtgtgtttgaatttattcagtttggcagtctactgtgtacggaacgctgttgaactaaggaatcacataacagaaggcgccattttgctggcagcatgcttttttttttttataaataaaccgcgcgcttgacggtgtctcgcgcagggggaatctgcgaccactgaagttacgtgcagcaccagtgctagttagaaactttgccgcaggcattcagctgcatgctgcaagaggtcagttgggcgcgttatcttgaacttactgaaaacgcatgagaaatccatgttttatgctgaaaaaagtataaaccccatataagcgatcttgcgcgcggcagctacaagcgacgcgacggagatggctgtcgcgttcgctcgtcgcctacaagtcgtactccgtgcgagcgacgattttgagcgacgcctccccggtgttgccggcatgagggctgcagtcacgcgtgacgcgtgctttagtaatttacgttgatgtattttactataaaaagtagcataaaatatttccggtggtcttgcagtacgttcttatccttgcacgtataaaaattgaatcatttgctcgttccgcgcgacaatcggtagtatttgagcgatgtatgtacatccagttccggcttcgcgctataggctagtcgctcatagcacttctgggcgacgagcgacgatttctagatttccagaaccgagccatctgttcaagcgacggcccgttttgtcgctcgaagccgtcgctcgtcgccgtcgcgcactaaatcgctctcacagtgtttatccctaagaccgaactgtttttgctcatgttttaatggtgtgattataggtctggttttgtctcctgttgcggttttcgtgcacggtgcgaaactgaaaggatgcttatgtctacgaactcggtgaattgtcgagcagcttgttacgcatcggcatcgaatataacggctgctgtgtggaattacaattgcaggggcgctttgcatacgcttattgttttggacatgcctgtgcatttgctaatatgagttggcgtgtcagagttatgtcatatgaacagctaaatcagccttcctctgggggttacaagcgtaatgtgtgcattttgctatagcatggcagatcaagatgtgtttatcgcttgaatattgttagtagagaaataaaatatcaaaataaaatgttgctttaattccgtgttaccagtctgtcgtacacagaacaataggttggtgtaataaactaataactgcggtttaactgcaacttttacatgcctacaagaatgtaaaatgctagatttcaaactgcagcagtagtcgggtctgtcaaaaatgaactccactgcgcacctcatgcatgaaaataagttcatgccttttagtaagcttagatgcaggctgcagtgaacttgttagtattgaaatgtgggtaagcttgccataacaaggcttgttgcccttttttataggcacatccatatatccattgagctgaaggacaatattttcatccctactgagcatcatgtttgcagctataatcctcaaattccggcttcagcagtggcacaaccaggaatggtgcgggggggggggacactgggcacgtgcttaggatgtgtcacaagtggtgtttgcgatacaccagactcatgacagacctatgacgtctgaaaatgaccaatattctattcattagcaggagtattctaacattcatgaaaaacaaggatgaactgtggtttatttgtttttttgcttaaatctaaaaattgaagttagtttagcagttgactgttgcagtcatttggatgttttgcatgcatttcactgggaagactaagagctaagacttttttattgccatggccttgactgtcttgatgttgttttgcaccatgcccttgtgttgacttttgcatacgatatttttcgggcacccgctttatataacgcaagaaggcagctgcaaggacacgaggatgtgaaagagccagtgcagcgcgacttcacgtagtgcagaggagccaatgccaaaaaatcaaaatacattggcatgttatttggacaagaaaactagtatgtgggtatattgggtgtaccatttgaccaaatgtcaacaaaatcaagatacagtatgttacacgaagatgaaaattctcacgtgctccaggcagtcatcttaacatggtatatttatgtaatgtctctgattggaaagtcaaatcaagtatgctctctggagacaaacacatagcagcaagtgtcattgaaaagttaaaaatgtgttttaagaaagctgattagttctgagaagtgactgctttttgtcttgcctctcaacagatatatccatgtgataaaaaaatagtggtacaatgaaattgcatatttgcttagcgacatgatacatacttgcaatgagcacggtgcctgtgtttactataaaaagcaacagcccatgcttggttaggttaggcccactacaacatgcaggcatgggtgattggcgctttttttatttctgtgtcgtgaggtttattgacgtgcgtataggtgcagtggcacgcagtatggctagtacaaaaaaggggggggggtgcagatatatgtagctcactgtacacgacacagggcaaaggaaatccgtgttcagcaactatgttaaatgccatgtacgtaaattttacaacgctactcgttcgaagcgcgcacaggtgcatattgaagaaaagtttccagggtagataatttagttcgtaatttacactaattttgctctaaccacgagacataataatttgaatatactgcacggaaaaacctagagcgaattaaattgtgtgtcagcttcgtgtgtatacatatagtctttcctatgcattaggttttttgcgtaatgcattaacagttgacagcctatcttatgatgtgtactctgtttacattacagttgtttattagtttactcgtttgttttgcgactgatgaaatgccggcatatatatattttcaacatttgacataaccctgtatgccttgcagggacaacccagcacgtgcatttctcagcacccagtcaactgccaaaagtgactcaaacacaggccaccagtaagtggacatcagttgcaatttcacattatgcagttggcggctgccttgtacggaggcttttttttttaatgagatggtgatgtcgttctaatgtacattttgaccacaaaggtgcgatcatgtctcacagaggcatatatggttgctattctctgcgagggacgtgttctcgtgttcgtgaagcatttgtgtttggcagtattgtcgcccaatgagtcggatataaacactaactcaccactgccggcaagtagttgcgagaaacgaattatgacgctgtaaattatttcattaattcgaaggaaagctttgcagcaggaaaaaaggttgctattccaggtaaacatgtctttttctcgcaggttatttagccaaactgtggatgcatgaaattcgtgacttatgaatagattttaatttattctttagtaatgcttctaaaagagactagaaatagcatgtgactacctctgcaatcagcagaccatacatttacagtcataagcgGCAGTTCCATGCAgcctcgcactttatataacctttcctttcagcaacattggaactggtggctgcgttttcagaaggagaagtgcacttgacactgtatatgtatgtgtgaattcggttttctttgtatgtgtcggctcactgacaaacagtgcaaaaatctgttgtaccatgagcctgacgacgccttctgctgctagaaatgcggcacttcgtattttatagtactgcatgacatttaaatcaaagctaccacataaaatgatcaagaaaactaaccgctgttatagctgttttcctcaaagaacgcttgtcctttatgggctgtggtaatctgagctctccaccgatgtttcagtagtattatcccttagtgagtgagagattgggggcaattaatcgtgttagtgtttaagtggtgtcctaattatttgcatttgttccaacaaagttgtctagattactttattgtgcagtgtaaagcttatgaaaccatcagcaactactgagttgctaacacgcatatggatttgtcactatacaggtggaactcggctgtaccactgcagtgctgcggaaattgccttcaccagcggctttgcaacagctgtttcgcagcatgtcggtatgtgttaatttataattatattgggatgggctagtattatggaccactgctactctgtattgtgacagatccatatgataagggatgtaatgggcacagcgaaaacctttgaattttttactatggtacataaacaggctctccttttcgtcactggagcaggagagaagggcatgcaggcactcctgaatgtacatatatttcaaaatatgagagagacacacacacacacaaactaaaggcagggacgttccatctttcatcttgaattgaattgtgcagcgcaaaaatacaacacagaccacagagaagcacacatgttaacaggtttgatacacacgttagttcaacagatttgacacttcaagtgtgctattttacacaagggggaagggaaaggggagaaaatctgaaaaaaaaagtggagtggaaaaaaaggaatcgtgccaaaaagcatgagaagcatcgcgcagccaggatcaccagcaggacatctaaaaagcactctgataaaattacatacaggacaaccttacgtatagtttgtttcaatcaactcagatcacatgcagccattactgctatcaagttgtttccttatgtgatatgagggaatgatgtgggcccaaaaaactgtttagagctgaaggattatgttccattctagcctcattgcctgcttttttatcatattgttatcagctgcttatgttagggacaaaaagta
Proteins encoded in this window:
- the LOC140216436 gene encoding uncharacterized protein — its product is MPKNQNTLACYLDKKTRTTQHVHFSAPSQLPKVTQTQATSGTRLYHCSAAEIAFTSGFATAVSQHVGDNAYEIIGPDHESPQGANNISVAEVSPIPLGSYHDR